Genomic DNA from Persephonella sp.:
TTCAGAAGGTAAAAAAAGCTTTAAAAGAAAAATTTGGGGACAAATTTGAAATAAGAAAGATTGATTATATAGGAGCTGTTGTTGGTGAAGAGCTTAGGAAGGCAAGTGTTTACTCCATAGTGGCAGTTCTTGTGGCTATTTTGATATATGTAGGCTACAGATTTGAGCCGGTTTTCGCCCTTGGTGCTGTTATTCCTCTTTTCCATGATGCGATTATAACGCTGGGAATTTTTGCCCTTATAGGAGAGGAGGTAAATCTTGCTGTTATAGCTGCTATTTTGACAGTTTTAGGATACTCTTTAAACGATACAATCATCATATTTGACAGAATAAGGGAGAATATAAAACTGAGAGGAAAGAAAAATCTCCTCCAGCTTGTTAACCAGAGTATAAACGAAAACCTTTCAAGAACAATTATCACATCTGGAACAACTCTGTTTTCTGTTCTTGCCCTTTATCTGTTTGGTGGTGAATCTTTAAAAGGTTTTTCCCTTGCACTTTTGATAGGAATAATTTTTGGAACTTACTCCTCAATATATGTAGCCTCTCCCCTTGTTGTTGATCTTGAGAGATTTTTGAGAGTAAGAAAAGCAGAAGAAAGTAAAACCCAAAAGGCTACATAATAAAAAAAGGGGCTTAACGCCCCTTCATCTTAATGGATATTTTTCCAGATTTTCTTTTTCCAGGCGTATGTAAGACCTACCATTACAAGCATGTAAACAAGAACTATAATACCAACTTTTTGTCTCTGTTCTTTATGTGGGTCTGAAATCTCGTCAAGGTATTTCATAAGATCTTCTGTAGCTTCCTTAGTTAATCCAACTCTTGGCATGGCTGTTCCAGGAAGGAGAGCCTGAGGTTTGTTGATAAATGCCACCAGATAATGTTCACCTTTAGCTTTCATAATTATTGATAAGTCTGGTGGAACTTTACCGAGATATTTTTTCAATGCATCTGGTGGTGTTTCTGCATATATTTTCTGGTATTTTACGCTGTGACATCTTCCACATGCTTCTTTGATAAGCTCTTTTCCTTCCACTTTCTTAGCTTTAGATTTCAGGTAAGCGATTATGTCAGCTATCTGTTCATCATTAAGACCTAAAGGAGGCATTGAGATCTTTTTGAACTCTGAAGCTTTGGCAGGGTCTTTAATAAAATGGTAAAGGAATTTCTCATCTGTGTAAGAAGCTACATTTGAAAGGTCTGGAGGAACAACGCCAAAAGACATGGCAGCTGTTTTTGCATCCATCGGTGGATTTATACCATCAGCTTTAAGACCGTGACATGAGGTACAGAACATCTGGAAAGCCTCTTTCCCTTTTGCAGCATCTCCGTCAAGGGGAGGAGTTCCGCCTAAATCAGAAAACTCATAATCAGGTAAATTGTATTTGTGAATGGCTTCCTCAACATGTTTGTGCATAATACTGTGGGCAAGAGGCTCTATCCCCCAGTAGGTAACTCCCACTATAACCACCAAAACCAAAAGTATTTTAAGTTCTTTCATTATTGTCCACCTCCACTGGCTACCTTCTTTTTCTCAATGTAAGAGATTATTGGAAGTGCCACAAAGAATATAAAGTAGATAATTGATGTGACAAATCCAAGCCATGCAAAAAGACCTGTAGGTGGAAGTTTACCAAGAATTGTTAAAGCTATGAAATCAGCTACAAATATCCACCATATCACCTTAAACATAGGTCTGTGTTTACCGCTTACATATGGGTATGGTGATTTATCAAGCCATGGAAGGAATAATGGCAGGAACATGGATAAAACAAAAGCGATAAGACCAAGGTTCTGGCTGAAGAAAAATCCCCTTAATACTTCATAAAATGCAAGGAAATACCACTCAGGATATATATGTGGAGGAGTCTGGAGGTAATTTGCAGGCTGGAAGTTAATCGGATCCATAGCAAATTTGTAGTTAAAGAATACCAAGAAGAAGAAGAACAGTAAAAATACTGACATTACAAAGTATTCTTTGGACATAAATACAGGCCAGAAAGGAATACCTTTTTCCTTTTTCTCCTCTTTGGTCATTGGGATACCGTCTTCATTGTTTGATCCTACTATTCTTACGGCGTAAAGGTGAATGGCTGTAAAAACAAGTATGAGTGCAGGAAGTAAAGTAACGTGAAGTGCAAAGAACCTTGTCAATGTTGCATCTTCAACTATGTAGTTACCTCTTATCCATATAACAAGGTCAGGACCTATAAAAGGTATTTTTGCAAACAGAGTTGTTATTGTCTGGGCAGCCCAGTAAGACATCTGACCCCAAGGGAGGAGATAACCTGTAAATGCTGTTGCTGCCATAAGAACAAAAAGTATAAATCCTGTTACCCATACTACTTCTCTTGGAGCTTTATATGAACCGTAGTATATACCTCTACCCATATGAATAAATAAAACAAGGAACATTACAGATGCTCCAACTGCATGCACATGCCTGAATACCCAGCCATAAGCAACGTCCATCATAATTGTTTTGTTAACGCTGTCAAAAGCCATATGGGAGTCTGGTTTGTAATACATAAGTACAAAGATACCTGTTACGACAAGTATCACAAAAACAAGCATTGTGAGAACACCGAAACTCCACAAAAAGTTGATGTTTTTAGGCAGATAATATTCAGACATCATGACTTTCCACAGGGTGGTTACAGCAAGTCTTTTATCCAGCCACCCTATAAATCCACCTTTTTTCTCCATTTTTATCCTCCTAACCTTTCATCATTTTTTCATATTCAGGACCTGTTTCGCCTAAAACAATAGTTTTCCCCTCAATTTTAAACGGTGGAATCTCAAGAGGTCTTGGAGGTGGACCAAAAACATTAACTCCACAGGGATCAAACTCACCACCGTGGCAGGGACATTTGAAAATCTTTCTATCAGGTTCCCAGTTTGGAATACAGCCCAGATGCGTACAGATACCTACAACAACGGTGTATTCCCCTGCTACTGTTCTGTTGTCGCACTTTTTCATATCGGGAGTCTTGTGAAGAACAAATACAGGCTTACCCCTCCACTGGATCACCTTAAGCTCTCCAGGCTTTACCTTTGACAGATCAAATCTGACCGTTCCTGCAGCTTTTACCTCTGGTAGTGGTTCCCATGTTTTGTACATGGCATACAGCACTCCACCTAACCCGACAGCAGCCCATCCTCCCATCGCGTACAGGAGGAAATCACGTCTGCTCACTTTTTCTTCAGCCATTTTGAACCTCCTT
This window encodes:
- a CDS encoding cytochrome bc complex cytochrome b subunit, whose protein sequence is MEKKGGFIGWLDKRLAVTTLWKVMMSEYYLPKNINFLWSFGVLTMLVFVILVVTGIFVLMYYKPDSHMAFDSVNKTIMMDVAYGWVFRHVHAVGASVMFLVLFIHMGRGIYYGSYKAPREVVWVTGFILFVLMAATAFTGYLLPWGQMSYWAAQTITTLFAKIPFIGPDLVIWIRGNYIVEDATLTRFFALHVTLLPALILVFTAIHLYAVRIVGSNNEDGIPMTKEEKKEKGIPFWPVFMSKEYFVMSVFLLFFFFLVFFNYKFAMDPINFQPANYLQTPPHIYPEWYFLAFYEVLRGFFFSQNLGLIAFVLSMFLPLFLPWLDKSPYPYVSGKHRPMFKVIWWIFVADFIALTILGKLPPTGLFAWLGFVTSIIYFIFFVALPIISYIEKKKVASGGGQ
- a CDS encoding c-type cytochrome, with protein sequence MKELKILLVLVVIVGVTYWGIEPLAHSIMHKHVEEAIHKYNLPDYEFSDLGGTPPLDGDAAKGKEAFQMFCTSCHGLKADGINPPMDAKTAAMSFGVVPPDLSNVASYTDEKFLYHFIKDPAKASEFKKISMPPLGLNDEQIADIIAYLKSKAKKVEGKELIKEACGRCHSVKYQKIYAETPPDALKKYLGKVPPDLSIIMKAKGEHYLVAFINKPQALLPGTAMPRVGLTKEATEDLMKYLDEISDPHKEQRQKVGIIVLVYMLVMVGLTYAWKKKIWKNIH
- a CDS encoding Rieske 2Fe-2S domain-containing protein, giving the protein MAEEKVSRRDFLLYAMGGWAAVGLGGVLYAMYKTWEPLPEVKAAGTVRFDLSKVKPGELKVIQWRGKPVFVLHKTPDMKKCDNRTVAGEYTVVVGICTHLGCIPNWEPDRKIFKCPCHGGEFDPCGVNVFGPPPRPLEIPPFKIEGKTIVLGETGPEYEKMMKG
- the secF gene encoding protein translocase subunit SecF, with the protein product MRNFLNEPPNIDFLKIKKQGYILSTLLVVASLVIIFTKGFNLGLDFTGGTSIQVRFMQKIDIGELRSALRTVNLQDSLIQSIGTEGVEYEIRVSLKKGKSSEIVQKVKKALKEKFGDKFEIRKIDYIGAVVGEELRKASVYSIVAVLVAILIYVGYRFEPVFALGAVIPLFHDAIITLGIFALIGEEVNLAVIAAILTVLGYSLNDTIIIFDRIRENIKLRGKKNLLQLVNQSINENLSRTIITSGTTLFSVLALYLFGGESLKGFSLALLIGIIFGTYSSIYVASPLVVDLERFLRVRKAEESKTQKAT